A window from Deinococcus reticulitermitis encodes these proteins:
- a CDS encoding transglutaminase-like domain-containing protein yields MTREPLTSSPFEKPVRVRAGFSLTFDVPFPTPMLFVVQPQERLFPTGTRQRIVDARPLGAAEGIHSYTDIHGNLVWRTVAQPGEFTIGHDLIAEVERKPDAVLPHLRKTPVEELPDEVIGYLLPSRYVDSDLISPEAWDRFGQVQGGWNQVQAISDHLFDTCAYGYGSNSTTTASQALASGRAVCRDFAHMGVAFCRALNIPARYVCGYMPDIDYPPDPVPMDFHAWFEAFIDGEWRTFDARHNQPRVGRVLIAQGRDASDVAFTTSFGAANLVSMKVWADETEFSTTLDLPPNPRIF; encoded by the coding sequence ATGACGAGAGAGCCGCTGACGAGTTCCCCATTCGAGAAGCCCGTGCGCGTGCGCGCCGGCTTCTCGCTGACCTTCGACGTTCCGTTTCCCACCCCCATGCTCTTCGTCGTGCAGCCGCAAGAACGCCTCTTTCCGACCGGCACCCGTCAGCGCATCGTGGACGCGCGTCCGCTCGGAGCCGCCGAGGGCATTCACTCGTATACCGACATCCACGGCAACCTCGTGTGGCGCACCGTCGCGCAGCCGGGCGAGTTCACCATCGGTCACGACCTGATCGCCGAGGTCGAGCGCAAGCCCGACGCGGTCTTGCCGCACCTGCGCAAAACCCCGGTGGAGGAACTGCCCGACGAGGTGATCGGCTACCTGCTGCCGAGCCGCTACGTGGACAGCGACCTGATCAGCCCCGAGGCGTGGGACCGTTTCGGTCAGGTGCAGGGCGGCTGGAATCAGGTTCAGGCGATCTCCGATCACCTCTTCGACACCTGCGCTTACGGCTACGGCTCGAACTCGACGACCACCGCCTCGCAGGCGCTCGCGAGCGGGCGCGCGGTATGCCGCGACTTCGCGCATATGGGCGTCGCCTTTTGCCGCGCGCTGAACATCCCCGCGCGCTACGTCTGCGGCTACATGCCCGACATCGACTACCCGCCCGATCCCGTGCCGATGGACTTCCACGCCTGGTTCGAGGCGTTCATCGACGGCGAGTGGCGCACCTTCGACGCCCGCCACAACCAGCCGCGCGTGGGCCGGGTGCTGATCGCGCAGGGCCGCGACGCCTCGGACGTGGCGTTCACCACGTCTTTTGGCGCCGCCAACCTCGTGAGCATGAAGGTCTGGGCCGACGAGACCGAGTTCAGCACCACCCTCGACCTCCCGCCCAACCCGCGCATCTTCTGA
- the mqnP gene encoding menaquinone biosynthesis prenyltransferase MqnP, producing the protein MLGGVSAAGQAKPGIGTYLELVKFEHTVFALPFAYAGMFLASMAQNGTGWPGWATLFWVTVAMASARTAAMGANRVIDRAIDARNPRTAGREVPSGKVSPAQAWLLVAVSLVVLVVAAWQLNPLCLALLPLAVVFLIGYPYTKRYTWLCHLWLGITDGAAAAGGWIAVTGEFAPPAWALWAVVIFWMVGLDVIYATMDFAFDRAHGVQSIPAKFGIPRALRIAAVSHALTFALLLLVGVLTGASVWYYLAALVMGAILLFEHRIVDPRDLGRVNVAFFDANMWLALTMLLGVVMDVTWRTLGS; encoded by the coding sequence ATGCTCGGGGGTGTGAGCGCTGCGGGTCAAGCCAAACCGGGAATCGGCACCTACCTCGAACTCGTCAAGTTCGAGCACACCGTCTTCGCCCTGCCGTTTGCCTACGCGGGCATGTTCCTGGCGAGCATGGCTCAGAACGGCACCGGCTGGCCGGGCTGGGCCACCCTGTTCTGGGTGACGGTGGCGATGGCGTCGGCACGCACCGCCGCGATGGGGGCCAACCGCGTGATCGACCGCGCGATCGACGCGCGCAACCCCCGTACCGCCGGGCGCGAAGTTCCGAGCGGCAAGGTCAGTCCGGCGCAGGCGTGGTTGCTCGTGGCGGTGAGTCTGGTGGTGCTGGTGGTCGCCGCCTGGCAACTCAATCCGCTGTGCCTCGCGCTGCTGCCGCTCGCGGTGGTGTTCTTGATCGGGTATCCGTATACCAAGCGCTACACCTGGCTGTGCCACCTCTGGCTGGGCATCACCGACGGCGCGGCCGCGGCGGGCGGCTGGATCGCGGTGACGGGCGAGTTTGCCCCGCCCGCCTGGGCGTTGTGGGCGGTCGTGATCTTCTGGATGGTCGGCCTCGACGTGATCTACGCGACGATGGATTTCGCCTTCGACCGCGCGCACGGCGTCCAGAGCATCCCGGCCAAATTCGGCATTCCGCGCGCCCTGAGAATTGCCGCCGTAAGCCACGCCCTGACCTTCGCGCTGCTGCTGCTCGTCGGTGTGCTCACGGGCGCGAGCGTGTGGTACTACCTCGCCGCGCTCGTGATGGGGGCCATCTTGCTGTTCGAGCACCGCATCGTCGATCCCCGCGACCTCGGGCGGGTCAACGTGGCTTTCTTTGACGCCAACATGTGGCTCGCGCTCACCATGCTGCTTGGCGTGGTCATGGACGTGACGTGGCGAACGCTGGGGAGCTGA
- a CDS encoding peptidoglycan DD-metalloendopeptidase family protein, whose product MKLHAWLLLAALMSSMAGAYTYTVKKGDTLYSLARTHGTTVAALQRLNGLRGVDLSAGQQLELPGQAPPTAPVPPTPRPAPLPKPVPVPKPAPAPKPAPAPAQPPAPTLSVLTLGGVTVSAPARVTMGDAFALRLSGARAGEATVNFPSELGENVRQPNETLRPIGAAGEYVVPGRVVLGQETPVVFEVRLGEEKVRGQIEVRGLGQVTQHLNLPARISNVLKDPGREAEDAAVEKAYALRTGQQWSRPFAPALAGRTPTSSSFGQPRTYVKGGQVAYHYGTDYPAPTGTPVLAVNDGTVIMAGKYPVRGGLVVIDHGAGVTSLYFHQSRVTAKVGQKVTRGQRIGEVGSTGLSAGPHLHLEIRVRGEGTKPALWMNRLWPSS is encoded by the coding sequence ATGAAGCTTCACGCATGGCTGCTGCTCGCGGCGCTGATGTCCAGCATGGCGGGGGCGTACACCTATACCGTCAAGAAGGGAGACACGCTCTACTCGCTCGCCCGCACACACGGCACCACGGTCGCCGCCCTGCAGCGCCTCAACGGCCTGCGCGGGGTGGACCTCAGCGCCGGTCAGCAGCTTGAGCTGCCCGGTCAGGCCCCGCCCACCGCGCCGGTCCCGCCGACACCCAGACCCGCCCCCCTCCCCAAGCCGGTCCCCGTTCCTAAACCGGCCCCGGCACCCAAACCGGCTCCAGCGCCGGCCCAGCCGCCCGCCCCTACCCTGAGCGTCCTGACCCTCGGCGGCGTGACGGTGAGCGCGCCGGCCCGCGTGACGATGGGAGACGCCTTCGCCCTGCGGCTGAGCGGCGCGCGGGCCGGGGAGGCCACGGTCAACTTCCCGAGCGAACTCGGTGAGAACGTGCGTCAGCCCAACGAAACGCTGCGGCCCATCGGTGCGGCGGGCGAGTACGTCGTGCCGGGGCGGGTGGTGCTGGGCCAGGAGACGCCGGTGGTTTTCGAGGTTCGCCTCGGTGAGGAGAAGGTACGCGGCCAGATCGAGGTGCGCGGGCTGGGACAGGTGACGCAGCACCTCAATCTCCCAGCCCGGATCAGCAATGTCCTGAAAGACCCGGGCCGCGAGGCCGAGGACGCCGCCGTCGAGAAGGCGTATGCCCTGCGTACCGGGCAGCAGTGGAGCCGCCCCTTCGCCCCCGCGCTCGCGGGCCGCACCCCGACGAGTTCGTCGTTCGGGCAGCCGCGCACCTACGTCAAGGGTGGACAGGTCGCCTACCACTACGGCACCGACTATCCCGCCCCCACCGGAACCCCGGTGCTCGCGGTCAACGACGGCACCGTGATCATGGCCGGCAAGTATCCCGTGCGCGGCGGCCTCGTCGTGATCGACCACGGCGCGGGCGTCACCAGCCTGTATTTTCACCAGAGCAGGGTCACCGCCAAAGTCGGACAGAAGGTCACGCGCGGCCAGAGGATCGGCGAAGTCGGCTCCACCGGTCTGAGCGCCGGACCGCACCTTCACCTCGAGATCCGCGTGCGCGGCGAAGGCACCAAGCCGGCGCTGTGGATGAACCGGCTGTGGCCGTCCTCCTGA
- a CDS encoding PaaI family thioesterase encodes MPPQSPASLPTLEELNARGEGRLPGLIGVRFTHVEPRLLRSELTVRDELLAPNGFLHAASIIALADTTCGYGTRLLLPEGAENFTTIELKSNHLGTARGGVVSCEARAVHAGRTTQVWDAEVRNAEGRVMALFRCTQAVLYPKG; translated from the coding sequence ATGCCCCCCCAGTCCCCGGCCTCCCTCCCGACCCTCGAAGAACTCAACGCGCGCGGTGAAGGCCGCCTCCCGGGCCTGATCGGCGTGCGCTTTACCCACGTCGAGCCCCGGCTGCTGCGTTCGGAGCTGACGGTACGGGACGAACTGCTCGCGCCCAACGGCTTTCTGCACGCCGCTTCGATCATCGCGCTCGCCGATACGACCTGCGGCTACGGCACCCGGCTGCTGCTCCCGGAGGGCGCCGAGAACTTCACCACCATCGAGCTCAAGAGCAACCACCTCGGCACTGCGCGGGGAGGTGTGGTGAGCTGTGAGGCCCGCGCCGTCCACGCTGGGCGCACCACCCAGGTGTGGGACGCCGAGGTGAGAAACGCCGAGGGACGGGTGATGGCACTTTTCCGCTGCACGCAGGCGGTGCTGTATCCGAAGGGCTGA
- a CDS encoding SDR family NAD(P)-dependent oxidoreductase: MTSERPLAGKVALVTGASRGLGRATALEFAQAGAFVVATARSVEGRSTQPQLPGTTVNETVRQLEAAGGQGLALACDHTDPAQVEALMAEIRTRFGKLDLLVNNAWGGHDPVDEATRGREVWEEPPEQLRNMLLGGAYSDFLTSLSALREVMTGLGLILCTTWHTEEPPGWLPYEVSKAAKNRFVYALGHKLRARGVPVIGVAPGWMRTELMELHHTPQELQGQTETPHYAARGMVALAGDPDAGRFSGQILDVGELVDLYGFTDLDGRQPHWFQERQQRRSP; encoded by the coding sequence ATGACCTCAGAGCGACCACTGGCCGGAAAAGTAGCGCTGGTCACGGGCGCCTCACGGGGTCTGGGCCGGGCCACCGCGCTGGAGTTCGCGCAGGCCGGAGCGTTCGTGGTGGCGACGGCCCGGAGCGTGGAGGGGCGCAGCACCCAGCCCCAGTTGCCGGGAACCACCGTAAACGAGACGGTACGGCAACTTGAGGCCGCTGGCGGGCAAGGGCTGGCGCTCGCCTGCGATCACACCGATCCGGCACAGGTGGAAGCGCTGATGGCCGAGATCCGGACGCGCTTCGGCAAGCTCGACCTGCTCGTGAACAATGCCTGGGGCGGGCACGACCCGGTAGATGAGGCGACGCGCGGGCGCGAGGTCTGGGAAGAGCCCCCGGAGCAGCTGAGGAACATGCTGCTTGGCGGCGCGTACAGCGATTTTCTGACCTCCCTGAGCGCCCTGCGAGAGGTGATGACCGGGCTAGGCCTGATTCTGTGCACGACTTGGCACACGGAAGAGCCCCCCGGCTGGCTCCCCTACGAGGTCAGTAAGGCCGCTAAGAACCGCTTTGTCTACGCCCTCGGCCATAAGCTGCGGGCGCGCGGCGTGCCGGTGATCGGCGTGGCGCCCGGCTGGATGAGGACCGAGCTGATGGAGCTTCACCACACGCCGCAGGAGCTTCAGGGCCAGACCGAGACGCCGCACTACGCCGCGCGCGGGATGGTGGCGCTCGCCGGTGACCCGGACGCCGGGCGCTTCAGCGGCCAGATTCTCGACGTGGGCGAGTTGGTGGACCTCTACGGATTCACCGACTTGGACGGACGCCAGCCGCATTGGTTTCAGGAGCGCCAGCAGCGGCGCTCGCCCTGA
- a CDS encoding peroxiredoxin has translation MTSPDLTNPDASGPPRLQPGEAFPEFSLPDAQGQPHSLRQYEGRYVVLYVYPKDDTPGCTKEACDFRDHQLLKSLGAVILGVSRDDAASHGQFAEKYSLPFALLSDPGADFLKSLGSFGPKTMYGKTTEGVKRQTFLIGPDGRLVKSWLAVQVDGHADAVAKAIEQDLNK, from the coding sequence ATGACCAGCCCTGACCTGACCAACCCCGACGCCTCCGGCCCGCCCCGCCTCCAGCCCGGCGAAGCCTTTCCCGAGTTCTCGCTGCCCGACGCGCAGGGTCAACCCCACTCGCTTCGGCAGTACGAGGGCCGCTACGTCGTCCTCTACGTCTATCCCAAGGACGACACCCCCGGCTGCACGAAAGAAGCCTGCGACTTCCGCGACCACCAGCTTCTGAAAAGCCTCGGCGCCGTGATTCTCGGGGTCAGCCGTGACGACGCCGCGAGCCACGGGCAGTTTGCCGAGAAGTACAGCCTGCCTTTTGCGCTGCTGTCGGACCCCGGCGCCGACTTCCTGAAAAGCCTCGGCAGCTTCGGCCCGAAGACGATGTACGGCAAGACGACCGAAGGGGTCAAGCGCCAGACCTTCCTGATCGGCCCCGACGGGCGGCTCGTCAAGTCGTGGCTCGCCGTGCAGGTGGACGGGCACGCCGACGCGGTGGCGAAGGCCATCGAGCAGGACTTGAACAAGTGA
- the rpiA gene encoding ribose 5-phosphate isomerase A, with amino-acid sequence MSDLEALKKEAAVRAVALVQSGQRVGLGTGSTAKYAIEELGRKLAAGELSGIVGVSTSEASEALARELGIPTESLDPRPLDLAIDGADEIAPNLDLIKGLGGALVREKVTEVQARRLIIIADHTKLVTRLGEKAPLPVEILRFGFLSTIERLREFLPGGRLRQPGAQPYVTDNGNYIYDAGLPADFDPRELERRIKGTLGVVDTGFFLGMAERAFVAAPDGVRELIR; translated from the coding sequence GTGAGCGACCTCGAAGCCCTGAAAAAAGAAGCCGCCGTCCGCGCCGTCGCGCTCGTGCAGAGTGGGCAGCGGGTGGGCCTCGGCACCGGCAGCACCGCCAAATACGCGATTGAAGAACTCGGGCGCAAGCTCGCGGCGGGCGAACTTTCCGGCATCGTCGGGGTGTCCACCAGCGAAGCGAGTGAGGCGCTCGCCCGCGAACTCGGGATTCCCACCGAATCCCTCGACCCCCGGCCCCTCGATCTCGCCATCGACGGCGCCGACGAGATCGCGCCGAACCTGGACCTGATCAAGGGCCTCGGCGGAGCGCTCGTGCGTGAAAAGGTGACCGAGGTGCAGGCGCGACGGCTGATCATCATCGCGGATCACACCAAGCTCGTGACCCGGCTCGGGGAGAAGGCGCCGCTGCCGGTCGAGATTCTGCGCTTCGGCTTCCTCTCCACCATCGAGCGCCTGCGTGAATTCCTCCCCGGAGGCCGCCTGCGCCAGCCCGGCGCGCAGCCTTACGTGACCGACAACGGCAACTACATCTACGACGCGGGGTTGCCCGCCGACTTCGACCCACGCGAGCTGGAGCGCCGGATCAAAGGCACGCTCGGCGTCGTGGACACCGGCTTTTTCCTCGGCATGGCCGAGCGAGCCTTCGTGGCGGCGCCGGACGGCGTGCGCGAACTGATCCGCTGA
- a CDS encoding thioredoxin domain-containing protein: MPNRLAGETSPYLLQHADNPVDWWPWSPEAFEEARRRDVPVLLSVGYSTCHWCHVMAHESFEDEATAAQMNAGFVNVKVDREERPDVDAVYMAATQALTGQGGWPMTVFLTPDAEPFYAGTYFPPQEMAGMPSFRRLLGSISAAWQGQRGGLLENAEKLTGFIRDLSQPQQEARALPEDAPARAVENITRLFDARRGGFGGAPKFPSPTNLDFLLTQPEGREMALFTLREMGKGGIYDQLGGGFHRYSVDAEWLVPHFEKMLYDNAQLTRTLLRAYQLTGEATFARLARETLAYLEREMRSPEGGFYSAQDADTPTEHGGVEGLTFTWTPEEITTVLGEEAPLALRYFNVTAQGNFRDPHRPEYGTRSVLHTPQTVEEFAQAEDLEPEELRRTLAAAKARLLAARQTRTQPGTDTKVLTSWNGLALAAFADAGRILGEPGYLEIARRNADFIRREMRLPDGTLRHTFKDGRASVEGLLEDHALYALGLVALYQATGELAHLHWARELWGIIRRDFWDDEAGVFWSSGGNAETLLTRQAQAFDSAVLSDNGAAALLAVWMDRYFGGEDAEQIARRVTERYHAELLAAPTGMGGLWQAVAFLDAPHTEVAVIGTPAERAALERELARHFLPFTALAPSEAGGDLPVLEARPGGGQAYVCVNRACQLPTRDPAELGRQLSALGG; this comes from the coding sequence ATGCCCAACCGCCTCGCCGGAGAAACGAGTCCTTACCTGTTGCAGCACGCCGACAACCCGGTGGACTGGTGGCCGTGGAGCCCGGAGGCCTTCGAGGAAGCGAGGCGGCGCGACGTGCCGGTGCTGCTCTCGGTGGGCTACTCGACCTGCCACTGGTGCCACGTGATGGCGCACGAGAGCTTCGAGGACGAGGCGACGGCGGCGCAGATGAACGCGGGTTTCGTGAACGTCAAGGTGGACCGCGAGGAGCGCCCCGACGTGGACGCCGTGTACATGGCCGCGACCCAAGCACTCACCGGGCAGGGCGGCTGGCCGATGACCGTCTTTCTGACCCCGGACGCCGAGCCCTTCTACGCCGGCACCTACTTTCCGCCGCAGGAGATGGCAGGCATGCCGAGTTTTCGCCGGCTGCTCGGCTCGATCTCGGCGGCCTGGCAGGGGCAGCGCGGGGGCCTGCTGGAGAACGCTGAGAAGCTCACCGGCTTTATCCGCGACCTCAGCCAGCCGCAGCAGGAGGCGCGGGCTCTGCCGGAAGATGCCCCAGCACGCGCCGTCGAGAACATCACCCGCCTCTTCGACGCGCGGCGCGGGGGCTTTGGCGGGGCGCCCAAGTTCCCCTCGCCCACCAACCTCGACTTTCTGCTCACCCAGCCGGAGGGGCGCGAGATGGCGCTCTTCACGCTGCGCGAGATGGGGAAGGGCGGCATCTACGACCAGCTCGGCGGCGGCTTTCACCGCTACTCGGTGGACGCCGAGTGGCTGGTCCCGCACTTCGAGAAGATGCTCTACGACAACGCTCAGCTCACCCGCACGCTGCTGCGCGCTTATCAACTCACGGGGGAAGCGACCTTCGCCCGCCTCGCCCGCGAGACGCTCGCTTACCTGGAACGCGAGATGCGCTCGCCGGAGGGCGGTTTTTATTCCGCCCAGGACGCCGACACGCCCACCGAACACGGCGGCGTCGAGGGCCTGACCTTCACCTGGACACCGGAGGAGATCACGACTGTCCTCGGGGAAGAGGCGCCCCTCGCCCTGCGATACTTCAACGTCACGGCCCAGGGCAACTTCCGCGACCCGCACCGCCCGGAGTACGGCACCCGCAGCGTCCTGCACACGCCGCAGACCGTGGAAGAATTCGCGCAGGCGGAGGACCTAGAACCGGAGGAGCTGCGCCGCACACTCGCAGCGGCCAAAGCCCGGCTCCTCGCCGCTCGGCAGACGCGCACGCAACCCGGCACCGATACCAAGGTCCTGACCTCCTGGAACGGCCTCGCGCTCGCCGCCTTCGCCGATGCGGGCCGCATCCTGGGCGAGCCGGGATACCTGGAAATCGCGCGGCGCAACGCCGACTTTATCCGCCGGGAGATGCGGCTCCCGGACGGCACGCTGCGCCACACCTTCAAGGATGGGCGAGCGAGCGTGGAAGGGCTGCTCGAAGACCACGCGCTGTACGCCCTCGGGCTCGTGGCGCTGTATCAGGCGACGGGGGAACTCGCGCACCTACACTGGGCGCGCGAGCTGTGGGGCATCATCCGGCGCGACTTCTGGGACGACGAGGCCGGCGTGTTCTGGTCAAGCGGGGGCAATGCCGAAACCTTGCTCACCCGGCAGGCACAGGCTTTCGACTCGGCGGTGCTCAGCGACAACGGGGCCGCCGCGCTCCTCGCCGTGTGGATGGACCGCTATTTCGGGGGCGAGGACGCCGAGCAGATCGCCCGGCGCGTCACCGAGCGCTACCACGCCGAACTGCTCGCCGCGCCGACGGGGATGGGGGGACTGTGGCAGGCGGTGGCTTTCCTGGACGCGCCGCATACCGAAGTCGCCGTGATCGGCACGCCCGCCGAGCGCGCGGCCCTCGAACGCGAACTCGCGCGGCATTTCCTGCCGTTTACCGCGCTCGCCCCCTCCGAGGCAGGAGGGGACCTGCCCGTGCTCGAAGCGCGGCCCGGTGGCGGACAGGCGTACGTGTGCGTGAACCGCGCCTGCCAGCTGCCGACGCGTGACCCGGCGGAGTTGGGGCGGCAGCTCAGCGCCCTCGGCGGCTGA
- a CDS encoding DUF3656 domain-containing U32 family peptidase, producing the protein MSRAAPPSFQRQRVKPEVMSPVGGQAQLRAAVEAGADAVFFGVNPLRDALSHGGRADGTGAGFHARAKVGFEAEALPEVMRGLHERGVQGFVTFNVLVFDRELRSAEQQLIHLAEAGVDAIIVQDHGVARLAHEICPDLPIHGSTQMSITSAEGAEFARRFGASRVVLGRELSLRDIERIAAQTDIELETFVHGALCVSYSGQCFSSEAWGGRSANRGQCAQACRLPYEMIVDGLQRDLGDARYLLSPGDLYALHQVPDLMRIGVNCLKIEGRYKDAEFVALTTAAYRKAVDEAWAGLPLSVTPQEERDLEQVYSRGLGPHFIAGTNHQTVVRGRAPRHRGVRVGTVRGTTERGVLVELSEVLRPGDGLVFDPANWRAPEGREEGGFLYGLWQRGQPQDAAEVRAGQTYELRFGRGAVDPGRVRVGDPVWRTQDPTLAARVRPLVETPEPLYTRPVAAHFVGHVGEAPTLTLSDEHGHAVTVRGEAPLSEARNRALDEATLREQLGKLGGSGYHLGELRSELRGAGFLPVSALNALRREAVARLTQLRGQAPERRIQPHLSAALRNAPALPETPAQPSPALHVLVRTPEQLDAALAERPASVTLDYLELYGLKPSVERVQGAGIPVRVASPRILKPTEQNLQKFLLSLGAGILVRSGGLLEGLQGSGAELTGDFSLNAANVLTTRALLGLGLARVTPTHDLNARQIGELAGLVGPERLEVIAYGHLPVFHTEHCVFCRFLSSGTDYTNCGHPCESHRVALRDERGVEHPVMADVGCRNTVFEGRPQVAAAHLPAWLAAGLRDFRLEFVHESPQEVSAVIQAHRAFLGGEIGAPELERRLAAVSGQGVTEGSFFVPEGFDRLPALPVV; encoded by the coding sequence ATGTCGCGCGCCGCTCCCCCTTCCTTCCAACGCCAGAGGGTCAAGCCCGAAGTGATGAGCCCCGTCGGCGGTCAGGCGCAGTTGCGCGCCGCCGTCGAGGCCGGGGCCGACGCGGTGTTTTTCGGGGTCAACCCCCTGCGGGACGCGCTGAGTCATGGGGGGCGGGCCGACGGCACCGGGGCGGGCTTCCACGCGCGCGCGAAGGTCGGCTTCGAGGCCGAGGCGCTGCCGGAGGTAATGCGCGGACTCCACGAGCGCGGCGTGCAGGGCTTCGTGACCTTCAACGTGCTCGTGTTCGACCGCGAGCTGCGGAGTGCCGAGCAGCAACTCATCCACCTCGCCGAAGCGGGGGTGGACGCGATCATCGTGCAGGACCACGGCGTCGCCCGCCTCGCGCACGAGATCTGCCCGGACCTGCCGATCCACGGCTCGACCCAGATGAGCATCACGTCGGCGGAGGGCGCCGAGTTCGCCCGGCGCTTCGGCGCGAGCCGGGTGGTGCTCGGGCGCGAACTGAGCCTGCGCGACATCGAGCGCATCGCGGCCCAGACCGACATCGAACTCGAAACCTTCGTGCACGGCGCCCTGTGCGTGAGCTACTCGGGGCAGTGTTTCTCCTCCGAGGCGTGGGGCGGGAGAAGCGCCAACCGGGGCCAGTGCGCCCAGGCGTGCCGGCTGCCTTACGAGATGATCGTGGACGGCCTTCAGCGCGACCTCGGCGACGCGCGCTACCTGCTCTCGCCGGGCGACCTCTACGCGCTGCATCAGGTGCCCGACCTCATGCGGATCGGGGTGAACTGCCTCAAGATCGAGGGCCGCTACAAGGACGCCGAGTTCGTCGCTCTCACCACCGCCGCCTACCGTAAAGCCGTGGACGAGGCGTGGGCGGGACTGCCGCTGTCGGTCACGCCGCAGGAGGAGCGCGACCTGGAGCAGGTCTACTCGCGCGGGCTGGGGCCGCACTTCATCGCGGGGACCAACCACCAGACCGTCGTGCGGGGCCGGGCGCCGAGGCACCGGGGCGTGCGGGTGGGCACCGTGCGCGGCACGACCGAACGCGGCGTGCTCGTCGAGCTGTCGGAGGTGCTGCGCCCCGGCGACGGCCTCGTCTTCGACCCCGCCAACTGGCGCGCGCCGGAGGGCCGCGAGGAAGGCGGCTTCCTCTACGGGCTGTGGCAGCGCGGCCAGCCCCAGGACGCCGCCGAGGTCCGCGCCGGGCAGACCTACGAACTGCGCTTCGGGCGCGGGGCGGTGGACCCTGGGCGGGTGCGGGTGGGCGACCCGGTATGGCGCACCCAGGACCCGACCCTCGCCGCGCGGGTGCGGCCCCTGGTGGAGACGCCCGAGCCGCTCTACACGCGGCCCGTCGCGGCGCACTTCGTCGGTCACGTCGGGGAGGCGCCCACCCTCACCCTCAGCGACGAGCACGGCCACGCGGTCACGGTGCGGGGAGAAGCGCCGCTGAGCGAGGCACGAAACCGAGCGCTCGACGAGGCCACGCTGCGCGAACAGCTCGGCAAGCTCGGGGGCAGCGGCTATCACCTCGGAGAACTGCGCTCGGAGCTGCGCGGCGCGGGCTTTCTCCCCGTCTCGGCGCTGAATGCCCTAAGGCGTGAGGCGGTGGCCCGACTGACGCAGCTGCGTGGGCAGGCGCCGGAACGCCGCATTCAGCCGCACCTGAGCGCGGCGCTCAGGAACGCCCCGGCACTTCCGGAAACCCCGGCCCAGCCCTCCCCCGCCCTGCACGTCCTTGTGCGGACGCCCGAGCAACTGGACGCCGCCCTCGCCGAGCGGCCCGCCTCGGTCACGCTCGATTACCTCGAACTGTACGGCCTCAAGCCCAGCGTGGAGCGGGTGCAGGGGGCCGGCATCCCGGTGCGGGTGGCGAGTCCGCGCATCCTCAAGCCCACCGAGCAGAACCTCCAGAAGTTCCTGCTCTCGCTGGGGGCCGGCATCCTGGTGCGCTCGGGCGGGCTGCTCGAAGGCCTCCAGGGCAGCGGCGCCGAGCTGACGGGCGACTTCTCGCTCAACGCCGCCAACGTGCTCACCACCCGCGCGCTGCTCGGGCTGGGGCTCGCGCGGGTCACGCCGACGCACGACCTCAACGCCCGGCAGATCGGCGAACTCGCGGGCCTCGTCGGGCCGGAGCGGCTGGAAGTCATCGCCTACGGGCACCTCCCGGTCTTCCACACCGAGCACTGCGTCTTTTGCCGCTTTCTGTCGTCCGGCACCGACTACACCAACTGCGGCCACCCCTGCGAGTCGCACCGCGTCGCCCTGCGCGACGAACGCGGGGTTGAGCACCCCGTCATGGCCGACGTGGGCTGCCGCAACACCGTGTTCGAGGGCCGGCCCCAGGTGGCGGCGGCGCACCTGCCCGCCTGGCTCGCCGCCGGCCTGCGCGACTTCCGCCTCGAATTCGTCCACGAGTCGCCCCAGGAGGTCAGCGCCGTCATTCAGGCCCACCGCGCCTTCTTGGGGGGCGAGATCGGCGCTCCCGAACTCGAGCGGCGGCTGGCGGCGGTCTCCGGGCAGGGCGTGACGGAGGGCAGCTTCTTCGTGCCGGAGGGCTTCGACCGGCTGCCCGCGCTGCCGGTGGTCTGA
- a CDS encoding universal stress protein — MTRILVTTDQSELGQQAFAHAQALAGALGAELVALCVQPDPNVAVAGEFGYLPPTDPKEYASQALAVRDALTAQLPEARVLVEQAGGRPVSRAIIDTAQAEGADLIVMATHGRSGLGRAILGSVAEAVVHHSKVPVVLVRSGQKVTAWR, encoded by the coding sequence ATGACCCGCATCCTCGTGACCACCGACCAGAGCGAACTCGGCCAGCAGGCGTTCGCGCACGCGCAGGCGCTCGCGGGAGCGCTCGGGGCCGAACTCGTGGCGCTGTGTGTCCAGCCCGACCCCAATGTGGCGGTCGCCGGCGAATTCGGCTACCTGCCTCCGACCGACCCCAAGGAGTACGCCTCGCAGGCCCTGGCGGTGCGTGACGCACTCACGGCACAGCTGCCTGAAGCGCGCGTTCTCGTCGAGCAGGCCGGGGGACGCCCGGTGTCGCGCGCGATCATCGACACGGCGCAGGCCGAGGGCGCCGACCTGATCGTGATGGCCACCCACGGGCGCAGCGGGCTGGGCCGCGCGATTCTGGGCAGCGTTGCCGAGGCCGTCGTCCACCATTCCAAGGTGCCGGTGGTGCTTGTCCGCAGTGGGCAGAAGGTCACGGCCTGGCGCTGA